One window of Papaver somniferum cultivar HN1 chromosome 9, ASM357369v1, whole genome shotgun sequence genomic DNA carries:
- the LOC113310716 gene encoding uncharacterized protein LOC113310716: MFRSLWYKLGINLKRTTAIINRESSYSSLALSAKYFRFTTQNQFVLNKSRVTFICYSFCTSNFTSSDSDNSFVISYLINSCGLSESEAITASKKINFKTTTKPDSVLTLLKTYGITLPHISKVITKHPSILSANPHETLKPKLDFFKSRGICENDLAYFISRFPGFLRRSLNERIVPVFDILKSIVHTDENVNKLIRRVTWVLNVNLLKSLMVNLEVLRSEGVPEANISKYLVRQPRVFIGDADKFRKIVEKTKDLGFDPLNTTFLVAIHGLASMTESNWRRKMDVYKRWGWSEDQILSAFRKNPRCMTVSEEKIMAVMSILVNEMGYDSSSAAECPLIFDCSLKERIIPRCSVIKILVSKGLIKEMISLSSLSTMVDKAFLERFVKMYGKEVPELMNVFQGQLNYQDLLQN, translated from the coding sequence ATGTTTCGATCTCTGTGGTATAAATTGGGAATTAATCTGAAGAGGACGACTGCCATCATCAATCGAGAATCTTCTTATTCATCATTAGCACTATCAGCTAAGTATTTTAGGTTTACAACACAAAATCAATTTGTTCTAAACAAGTCTAGGGTTACTTTCATTTGCTATTCCTTCTGTACTAGTAATTttacttcttctgattctgataaTTCATTTGTTATTTCTTATCTGATTAATTCATGTGGATTGTCTGAATCTGAAGCTATTACTGCCtctaaaaaaatcaatttcaaaaccaCAACCAAACCCGATTCAGTACTAACCCTACTTAAAACATATGGAATTACTCTACCCCACATTTCTAAAGTGATCACAAAGCACCCATCCATCCTCTCTGCTAATCCACATGAAACCCTTAAACCCAAACTAGATTTCTTCAAATCAAGAGGAATTTGTGAAAATGACCTAGCCTACTTCATCTCAAGGTTCCCAGGATTCCTGAGACGGAGTTTAAATGAAAGAATAGTCCCTGTATTTGATATCCTGAAGAGCATTGTTCATACTGACGAAAACGTTAATAAATTGATTAGACGAGTTACTTGGGTCCTAAATGTTAACTTACTTAAAAGTTTAATGGTCAATCTAGAGGTTTTGAGAAGTGAAGGTGTCCCTGAAGCTAATATTTCTAAGTATCTAGTCAGGCAGCCTAGAGTTTTTATTGGAGATGCCGATAAATTTAGGAAGATTGTGGAAAAGACTAAAGATTTGGGTTTTGATCCCTTAAATACTACATTCCTTGTAGCTATACATGGACTGGCATCAATGACTGAATCTAATTGGAGAAGAAAGATGGATGTTTACAAGAGATGGGGTTGGTCTGAGGATCAAATTCTATCAGCATTTAGGAAGAATCCTCGTTGTATGACGGTGTCTGAGGAGAAGATAATGGCGGTTATGAGTATCCTTGTGAACGAAATGGGTTATGATTCATCAAGTGCTGCTGAATGCCCATTAATTTTTGATTGTAGCTTGAAGGAGAGGATTATTCCTAGGTGTTCTGTCATCAAGATTCTAGTCTCCAAGGGTCTGATCAAGGAAATGATTTCATTAAGTTCACTTTCAACAATGGTAGACAAGGCATTTCTGGAGAGGTTTGTCAAGATGTACGGGAAAGAAGTTCCTGAACTGATGAATGTATTCCAAGGTCAGCTTAATTACCAAGATCTACTGCAGAACTGA